One stretch of Saccharomonospora xinjiangensis XJ-54 DNA includes these proteins:
- the hpnC gene encoding squalene synthase HpnC, with protein sequence MPTLGSPAEGDEARLMHAEAAQAAPPLGRLRARARHENFPVALSVLPPRYRRHLLTLYAFARMVDDIGDAAPGDRLSLLDSVSARLDRVYAGDVGGHPLYRRLASTVAACDLPKSELERLVEANRRDQLVHRYRTFDDLLGYCALSANPVGRLVLRVFGADSEWRRLRSDRICSALQVLEHCQDVVEDAYAGRVYLPTVDLERYGVAEDDLVAARADTGVRAVVALQVQRAVRLLDEGCPLVKDLNGAARLAVAGYVAGGRATARALADAGFDVLARTPRPRRTHVAVSLLASLRRGGAR encoded by the coding sequence ATGCCGACGCTCGGCTCACCGGCCGAAGGGGACGAGGCGAGGCTCATGCACGCCGAAGCAGCACAGGCGGCACCGCCCCTGGGGCGATTACGCGCACGGGCGCGACACGAGAACTTCCCCGTCGCCCTCAGCGTTCTGCCGCCCCGGTACCGGCGACACCTCCTGACGCTTTACGCGTTCGCCCGGATGGTTGACGACATCGGCGATGCGGCGCCGGGCGATCGCCTGTCTCTTCTGGACAGTGTTTCGGCCCGACTCGATCGGGTGTATGCGGGCGACGTGGGCGGCCACCCGCTGTATCGGAGGCTCGCGAGCACCGTGGCGGCGTGCGACCTCCCGAAGTCCGAGCTGGAACGGCTGGTCGAGGCCAACCGTCGCGACCAGCTCGTGCACCGGTACCGGACGTTCGACGACCTTCTCGGCTACTGCGCCCTTTCCGCCAATCCGGTCGGCCGCCTCGTGCTGCGGGTCTTCGGCGCAGACTCGGAGTGGCGACGACTGCGCTCCGACCGGATCTGCAGCGCGCTTCAGGTGCTGGAGCATTGCCAGGACGTCGTCGAGGACGCCTACGCGGGACGGGTCTACCTGCCGACCGTCGATCTCGAACGGTACGGCGTCGCGGAGGACGACCTCGTGGCGGCGCGGGCTGACACCGGAGTGCGGGCTGTGGTCGCGTTACAAGTGCAGCGGGCGGTCCGGTTGCTCGACGAGGGCTGCCCGCTTGTGAAGGACTTGAACGGAGCGGCTCGCCTCGCCGTCGCCGGGTACGTCGCGGGGGGTCGCGCCACCGCTCGGGCGCTGGCCGATGCGGGCTTCGACGTCCTGGCACGCACGCCGCGTCCCCGGCGAACGCACGTCGCCGTCTCACTGCTCGCCTCCCTCAGGCGTGGTGGTGCGCGGTGA
- the hpnD gene encoding presqualene diphosphate synthase HpnD has protein sequence MRTVQAYAGCVRTTRQQARNFSYGIRLLPAPKRDALSAVYAFARRIDDIGDGDLAPEVKLKGLENARSDLEAVGSGLDGGTDDPVLVALADATRRFDLPLDAFDDLIDGCRADVLGTGYPSFASLRRYCQCVAGSIGRLSLAVFGSPDRARDEPIADDLGVALQLTNILRDVVEDLDNGRVYLPADELRRFGCTLRRDEDGDFVDDPDDLLALLEFQAVRAQEWYERGLRLLDALDGRSRACCAAMAGIYHRLLTRMALRPSLVLRGRTALPDWEKALVACVALAGGTP, from the coding sequence GTGAGGACGGTCCAGGCCTACGCCGGCTGTGTGCGCACCACCAGGCAGCAGGCGCGCAACTTCTCCTACGGCATCCGGCTGCTGCCCGCGCCGAAGCGCGACGCGCTCAGCGCCGTCTATGCCTTCGCGCGGCGGATCGACGACATCGGCGACGGCGATCTCGCGCCCGAGGTGAAGTTGAAGGGGCTGGAGAACGCGAGGTCGGACCTCGAGGCGGTGGGGTCGGGACTGGACGGGGGTACCGACGACCCCGTGCTGGTCGCACTGGCCGATGCCACGCGGCGGTTCGACCTCCCCCTCGACGCGTTCGACGATCTGATCGACGGGTGCCGCGCGGACGTGCTCGGCACGGGCTACCCGTCGTTCGCGTCGCTGCGGCGGTACTGCCAGTGCGTCGCCGGTTCGATCGGGCGGCTGTCACTCGCGGTGTTCGGCAGTCCCGACCGCGCGCGTGACGAGCCGATCGCCGACGACCTCGGCGTGGCGTTGCAGCTCACCAACATCCTCCGGGACGTCGTCGAGGACCTCGACAACGGCAGGGTGTATCTGCCCGCGGACGAACTGCGGCGATTCGGCTGCACGCTGCGACGCGACGAGGACGGCGACTTCGTCGATGACCCGGACGATCTGCTGGCGTTGCTGGAGTTCCAGGCCGTCCGCGCGCAGGAGTGGTACGAGCGAGGGCTGAGGCTCCTCGACGCGCTCGACGGGCGGAGCCGCGCGTGCTGTGCGGCGATGGCCGGCATCTACCACCGGTTGCTGACGCGGATGGCGTTGCGGCCGTCGCTCGTGTTGCGGGGCAGGACCGCGCTGCCCGACTGGGAGAAGGCGCTGGTGGCGTGTGTCGCGCTGGCGGGAGGCACACCGTGA
- a CDS encoding NAD(P)-dependent alcohol dehydrogenase: MRAFRMREWLTDPVLTEVDTPEPGPGQVLVRIGGAGVCHSDLHIIREFQPGQMPWELPFTLGHENAGWVEAIGSGVTGLEPGMPVAVYGPWGCGACERCLQGVETYCERPGEAPVAFGGGGLGLDGGMADYLLVPHARHVVPLPDGLDPVTAAPLTDAGLTPYHAVRRSWPKLTPTATAVIIGIGGLGHLAVQIVKATTAARVIAIDTRAEALELARRLGADLTATPGEGVAALVRDETKGLGADVVIDCVGSDGTLALAVSVGRVLGDLTIVGLGGGTLPVTFFGVPFEMSVQTTYWGSRPELREVLELAARGLLHTEVTRFPLDDVAEAYRRLEEGSLTGRAVVTP; this comes from the coding sequence ATGCGAGCGTTCCGGATGCGGGAGTGGCTGACCGATCCCGTTCTGACCGAGGTGGACACACCGGAGCCCGGCCCGGGACAGGTGCTTGTCCGGATCGGCGGTGCGGGTGTGTGCCACTCCGACCTGCACATCATCAGGGAATTCCAGCCGGGCCAGATGCCGTGGGAGCTGCCGTTCACGCTCGGGCACGAGAACGCGGGCTGGGTCGAGGCGATCGGTTCCGGGGTGACGGGGTTGGAACCGGGCATGCCCGTCGCGGTGTACGGCCCGTGGGGCTGCGGTGCGTGCGAACGATGCCTGCAGGGTGTGGAGACGTACTGCGAGCGCCCTGGCGAAGCCCCGGTGGCTTTCGGCGGCGGGGGTCTCGGGCTGGACGGTGGCATGGCCGACTACCTGCTCGTGCCACACGCCCGCCACGTCGTCCCGCTGCCCGACGGACTCGATCCGGTGACCGCGGCCCCGCTCACCGACGCGGGCCTGACGCCGTACCACGCGGTTCGTCGTTCGTGGCCGAAGCTGACTCCCACCGCGACGGCGGTGATCATCGGCATCGGCGGTCTCGGGCACCTGGCCGTGCAGATCGTGAAGGCGACCACGGCCGCCCGGGTGATCGCCATCGACACCAGGGCGGAAGCGCTGGAACTGGCGAGGCGCCTCGGCGCCGACCTCACCGCGACACCGGGTGAGGGAGTGGCGGCGCTGGTGAGAGACGAGACGAAAGGACTCGGCGCCGATGTGGTCATCGACTGTGTCGGTAGCGATGGGACGCTGGCGCTGGCGGTGTCCGTGGGACGGGTGCTCGGTGATCTCACCATCGTCGGTCTCGGCGGGGGAACACTGCCCGTGACGTTCTTCGGGGTGCCGTTCGAGATGTCCGTGCAGACCACCTATTGGGGGAGTCGTCCCGAGCTGAGGGAGGTGCTCGAACTCGCCGCGAGAGGACTGCTGCACACCGAGGTGACCCGGTTCCCTCTCGACGACGTCGCCGAGGCGTACCGGCGGCTGGAGGAGGGAAGCCTCACCGGACGTGCCGTCGTGACACCGTAG
- a CDS encoding universal stress protein, which translates to MAEEGARRAVLVGVDGSEAATRALRWAAERAAGRALSLRVVYAYGLVARYFATEAPVPPSVIESLLEEARTIVETAAAEARRVAPDLSVSPQAVDEPPVPALTSRSRDAALVVLGASGLGGFTGMLAGSTAVAVAAHAHAPVVVVRCGENRTDPPSSGPIVVGMDGSPLSEHAVACAFEEARHRGAPLVAVHAWADVEDEGLLRRARLFFTNSPEETDVREQLDRQLADWRATYPEVSVERVLVRDRPRRQLLDRSATAQLVVVGSRGRGGFTGLLLGSTSQALIHHARCPVMVVRPKNGES; encoded by the coding sequence GTGCCGCAGGCCGAGCGCTTTCCTTGCGGGTCGTGTACGCGTACGGGCTCGTGGCACGGTACTTCGCCACCGAGGCACCCGTGCCACCCAGCGTGATCGAATCCCTGCTGGAGGAGGCGCGGACCATCGTCGAGACCGCGGCGGCGGAGGCGCGCCGGGTCGCGCCCGATCTTTCCGTGTCGCCGCAGGCGGTGGACGAACCTCCGGTTCCCGCACTGACGAGCCGTTCCCGCGACGCGGCGCTGGTGGTGCTCGGGGCGTCGGGGCTTGGTGGGTTCACCGGCATGCTGGCGGGTTCGACGGCCGTCGCGGTGGCCGCGCACGCGCACGCTCCCGTGGTCGTCGTCCGCTGCGGTGAGAACCGCACGGACCCGCCGTCGAGCGGTCCGATCGTGGTGGGCATGGACGGCAGCCCGCTGAGCGAGCACGCGGTGGCGTGCGCGTTCGAGGAGGCCCGGCACCGGGGCGCTCCGCTGGTGGCCGTGCACGCGTGGGCCGACGTCGAGGACGAGGGCCTTCTGCGCCGCGCGAGGCTGTTCTTCACCAACTCCCCCGAGGAGACGGACGTCAGGGAGCAGCTCGACCGGCAACTCGCGGACTGGCGGGCCACGTACCCGGAGGTCTCCGTGGAGCGCGTACTGGTGCGCGACCGCCCTCGCAGGCAGCTTCTCGACCGGTCGGCCACGGCGCAGCTCGTGGTCGTCGGCAGCAGGGGAAGGGGCGGTTTCACCGGACTGCTCCTCGGTTCCACCAGTCAGGCATTGATCCACCACGCGCGCTGCCCTGTGATGGTCGTGCGCCCGAAGAACGGCGAGAGCTGA